The Danio rerio strain Tuebingen ecotype United States chromosome 10, GRCz12tu, whole genome shotgun sequence genome contains a region encoding:
- the LOC141376333 gene encoding uncharacterized protein, whose amino-acid sequence MDDAAGDTRQGAPGEPAGEAAGQEPPTLAGALGLEPTLAGALGLEPTLAGALGLEPTLAGALGLEPTLAGALGLEPTLAGALGLEPTLAGALGLEPTLAGALGLEPTLAGALGLEPTLAGALGLEPTLAGALGLEPTLAGALGLEPTLAGALGLEPTLAGALGLEPTLAGALGLEPTLAGALGLEPTLAGALGLEPTLAGALGLEPTLAGALGLEPTLAGALGLEPTLAGALGLEPTLAGALGHEQSCSYASSVWWFEKEEKQCRQERELALELEPTLVVIVGLEQTLGFHTDPEDSPEL is encoded by the exons ATGGATGATGCAGCAGGAGACACAAGGCAGGGGGCCCCAGGAGAGCCAGCTGGAGAGGCAGCTggacaggagccg ccgacactggcgggcgctctggggctggagccgacactggcgggcgctctggggctggagccgacactggcgggcgctctggggctggagccgacactggcgggcgctctggggctggagccgacactggcgggcgctctggggctggagccgacactggcgggcgctctggggctggagccgacactggcgggcgctctggggctggagccgacactggcgggcgctctggggctggagccgacactggcgggcgctctggggctggagccgacactggcgggcgctctggggctggagccgacactggcgggcgctctggggctggagccgacactggcgggcgctctggggctggagccgacactggcgggcgctctggggctggagccgacactggcgggcgctctggggctggagccgacactggcgggcgctctggggctggagccgacactggcgggcgctctggggctggagccgacactggcgggcgctctggggctggagccgacactggcgggcgctctggggctggagccgacactggcgggcgctctggggctggagccgacactggcgggcgctctggggctggagccgacactggcgggcgctctggggctggagccgacactggcgggcgctctggggcatGAGCAGTCCTGTTCCTACGCCTCCTCCGTCTGGTGGTTTGAGAAAGAGGAAAAGCAGTGTCGTCAGGAGAGGGAGCTTGCTCTGGAGCTAGAACCGACACTGGTGGTCATTGTGGGACTGGAGCAGACACTGGGGTTTCACACAGATCCAGAAGACTCTCCAGAGCTCTGA